A region from the Phycisphaerales bacterium genome encodes:
- a CDS encoding sigma-70 family RNA polymerase sigma factor: MGKALPTSDRDPSDQVTRLLNAAAEGNGSAANDLVPLVYDALRALAADLFLDERRQHTLEPTALVHEAYVRLVRQEGVDWQSRAQFYVIAAKAMRHILVDHARGRDRKKRGGGWGRVTLDGVHAPKPDDDALDMVDLHEALDALAQLDERKARLVELRFFAGLKAEDAAELLGIARSTAAEEWRMARAWLHRQLKAEPQTRAEPDA; this comes from the coding sequence ATGGGCAAGGCCCTACCAACCTCGGATCGCGACCCGTCCGACCAGGTCACGCGACTCTTGAATGCCGCCGCCGAGGGCAACGGGAGCGCCGCTAACGACCTCGTCCCACTCGTCTACGACGCCCTTCGCGCCCTCGCCGCTGATCTCTTCCTCGACGAGCGTCGCCAGCACACGCTGGAACCCACGGCCTTGGTCCACGAGGCCTACGTCCGTCTCGTCCGCCAGGAGGGCGTCGATTGGCAGAGCCGCGCCCAGTTCTATGTGATCGCCGCGAAGGCCATGCGACACATCCTCGTGGACCACGCGCGCGGACGCGATAGGAAGAAGCGAGGCGGCGGCTGGGGACGCGTCACCCTCGATGGCGTCCACGCCCCAAAGCCCGACGACGACGCTCTCGACATGGTCGATCTCCACGAGGCGCTGGACGCGCTCGCGCAACTCGATGAGCGCAAGGCACGCCTCGTCGAACTCCGCTTCTTCGCCGGGCTCAAGGCCGAGGACGCCGCCGAACTCCTGGGCATCGCCCGCTCCACCGCCGCCGAAGAATGGCGCATGGCGCGAGCCTGGCTCCATCGCCAACTCAAGGCCGAGCCACAGACACGCGCGGAGCCCGACGCATGA
- a CDS encoding serine/threonine protein kinase, translating to MSEAERFQLVDEIFKEALRLPPDARARLLDERCAGDPSLRHEIEALLAEDAVTRGALDQPAIHEAINLSHIEGLASARTEPIPDHIGHYRVIARLGVGGMGTVYEAEQERPKRRVAVKVINAGLVSPTTLRRFEQEARVLALLEHPSIARIYEAGVHAFDDGPRPFFAMELIKGKPILDHAREHNLSPRERLELLAKVCDGVHHAHQRGVIHRDLKPANILVDERGWPRILDFGVSRAIDDESPTLMTNAGQIIGTVAYMSPEQAKGDTNDIDTRSDVYALGVLGYELLTGRPPYDVKGKSLPDALRVVGESGPIPIGTVDRTLRGDVETILGKALEKDKTRRYDSSAALADDVRRFLSNEAILARPPSRLYQIRKFASRNSALVAGIAIAIIALGVGLATSLVALDHTRDALAESKRQQGIAGEALDDAKFQAERADKARAAADRQRLIAEAVQEFMAVDLLGAVSSSRLGKDATIHDALDQAASRIDKKFRNEPLIMGRIHLSVANLYKSLGDLTKSKAHYGRSKEILDEAVEPGDQTRLKLLNDMAWFYLDGQNPQPAIALLEESIPLCETTFGMNAPETLRAESDLGSALIALGEYDKAETHLLDVAQRTQNDPELARLLALPAGEKPLPQTDSERDRMWARQRVLHALGLMEYERRQPDLAINYFRAVLEVESRMNGINAPITLGTRSNIAACLEQMGRLDEAEVALEELVERDTQIFGRHHPETLPVLHNLASVYLKQGKLDDAETLLIEVLAACQKTFGDEHIGTIRSMGKLGDVLVKNAKFDQAEPLLRHALDICTRLYGPNHPETNDARTGLAKLAEARAKHRDVQDGTEPRPSNP from the coding sequence ATGAGCGAGGCCGAGCGTTTCCAACTCGTGGACGAGATCTTCAAGGAGGCGCTGCGTCTCCCGCCCGACGCCCGCGCAAGACTACTCGACGAGCGCTGCGCTGGTGACCCCAGTCTGCGCCACGAGATCGAGGCCCTCCTCGCCGAGGACGCCGTCACGCGCGGCGCCCTCGATCAGCCCGCCATCCATGAGGCCATCAACCTCTCGCACATCGAGGGACTCGCGAGCGCCCGGACCGAGCCGATCCCCGACCACATCGGGCACTACCGAGTCATCGCCCGCCTCGGTGTCGGCGGCATGGGCACCGTCTACGAGGCCGAGCAGGAACGCCCCAAACGCCGCGTCGCCGTCAAAGTGATCAACGCCGGCCTGGTCTCCCCCACCACGCTCCGCCGCTTCGAACAGGAGGCCCGCGTCCTCGCGCTCCTCGAGCACCCGTCCATCGCGCGCATCTATGAGGCCGGCGTCCACGCCTTCGACGACGGCCCGCGCCCCTTCTTCGCGATGGAACTCATCAAGGGAAAGCCCATCCTCGACCACGCACGCGAGCACAACCTCTCGCCACGAGAGCGTCTCGAACTCCTCGCCAAGGTCTGCGACGGCGTCCACCACGCCCACCAGCGCGGCGTCATCCACCGCGACCTCAAGCCCGCCAACATCCTCGTCGACGAACGCGGCTGGCCACGCATCCTCGACTTCGGCGTCTCCCGCGCTATCGACGACGAATCTCCAACCCTCATGACCAACGCCGGTCAGATCATCGGCACCGTCGCCTACATGAGCCCCGAGCAGGCCAAGGGCGACACCAACGACATCGACACTCGCTCCGATGTCTACGCCCTCGGCGTGCTCGGCTACGAACTCCTCACCGGGCGCCCGCCCTATGACGTCAAGGGCAAGAGCCTCCCCGACGCCCTGCGCGTCGTCGGCGAGTCCGGGCCCATCCCCATCGGCACCGTCGATCGCACACTCCGAGGCGACGTCGAGACGATCCTCGGCAAAGCGCTCGAGAAGGACAAGACTCGCCGATACGACTCTTCGGCCGCCCTGGCCGACGACGTGCGCCGGTTCCTCTCCAACGAGGCGATCCTCGCCCGCCCGCCCTCGCGGCTCTACCAGATCCGAAAGTTCGCCTCGCGCAACAGCGCGCTCGTCGCCGGAATCGCGATCGCCATCATCGCCCTCGGTGTCGGCCTCGCCACGTCCCTCGTCGCCCTCGACCACACGCGCGACGCTCTCGCCGAGTCGAAACGCCAACAAGGAATCGCGGGCGAAGCACTCGACGACGCGAAGTTCCAGGCCGAGCGCGCGGACAAGGCTCGAGCCGCCGCCGATCGACAAAGGCTGATCGCCGAAGCCGTCCAGGAGTTCATGGCCGTCGATCTGCTCGGAGCCGTCTCCTCATCGAGGCTCGGAAAGGACGCCACCATCCATGACGCCCTCGACCAGGCCGCCAGTCGCATCGACAAAAAGTTTCGCAACGAGCCGCTCATCATGGGGCGGATCCACCTGAGCGTCGCCAACCTCTACAAGTCACTCGGCGATCTCACCAAATCCAAGGCCCACTACGGGCGATCAAAGGAGATCCTCGACGAGGCCGTCGAACCGGGCGACCAGACACGCCTCAAACTCCTCAACGACATGGCCTGGTTCTATCTCGATGGACAGAACCCGCAACCCGCGATCGCTCTCCTCGAAGAGTCCATCCCGCTCTGCGAGACAACCTTCGGAATGAACGCCCCGGAAACCCTGCGCGCCGAGAGCGATCTTGGCTCCGCGCTCATCGCCCTCGGCGAATACGACAAGGCCGAAACCCATCTCCTCGACGTCGCCCAACGCACCCAGAACGACCCGGAACTGGCGAGGCTCCTCGCCCTCCCCGCCGGCGAGAAGCCCCTCCCGCAAACCGACTCCGAACGAGATCGGATGTGGGCCCGTCAGCGTGTCCTCCATGCCCTGGGACTCATGGAATACGAGCGCCGCCAGCCCGACCTGGCGATCAACTACTTCCGGGCCGTCCTCGAGGTCGAGTCGCGAATGAACGGTATCAACGCCCCCATCACGCTCGGCACACGCTCCAACATCGCCGCCTGTCTCGAGCAAATGGGAAGACTCGATGAGGCCGAGGTCGCACTCGAGGAACTCGTCGAACGCGACACCCAGATCTTCGGCCGACATCACCCCGAAACGCTCCCCGTCCTCCACAATCTCGCCTCGGTCTATCTGAAACAGGGCAAACTCGATGACGCCGAAACACTCCTGATCGAGGTCCTCGCCGCCTGCCAGAAGACCTTCGGCGACGAGCACATCGGGACCATCCGCTCCATGGGAAAACTCGGCGATGTCCTCGTCAAGAACGCCAAGTTCGATCAGGCCGAGCCGCTCCTCAGGCACGCCCTCGACATCTGCACGCGGTTGTACGGCCCGAATCATCCCGAAACCAACGACGCCCGCACCGGCCTCGCGAAACTCGCCGAGGCTCGAGCGAAACACCGCGACGTTCAGGACGGCACCGAACCGCGCCCCTCAAACCCATAG
- a CDS encoding polymer-forming cytoskeletal protein yields MAEASHTTVIGPDTKIKGEMTFESTARLLGTFEGKIQAKGELQVADSAQCRASVDAGKVLVDGLVEGNINARERVELTARAKMKGDLVSTKLVVADGATFVGHVTVGPEAAKMAGSSGGGSAASSIEGKPADTRVTPPNR; encoded by the coding sequence ATGGCCGAAGCATCGCACACCACCGTCATCGGACCCGATACCAAGATCAAGGGCGAGATGACCTTTGAGTCCACGGCCCGCCTGCTGGGGACGTTCGAGGGGAAGATCCAGGCGAAGGGCGAGTTGCAGGTCGCCGACAGCGCCCAGTGCCGGGCGTCTGTGGACGCGGGCAAGGTCCTTGTCGATGGGCTGGTCGAGGGGAACATCAACGCTCGCGAACGCGTGGAGTTGACCGCGCGCGCGAAGATGAAGGGCGACCTGGTCTCGACGAAACTGGTGGTCGCGGATGGCGCGACATTCGTCGGGCACGTGACCGTCGGTCCCGAGGCCGCGAAGATGGCGGGCTCATCGGGTGGCGGCAGCGCCGCGTCGTCGATCGAGGGCAAGCCCGCCGACACACGCGTCACACCCCCGAACCGCTAA
- a CDS encoding polymer-forming cytoskeletal protein: protein MGPQRTLTCYHCAHVFGVSTKAVSCNCPKCSKLLQIQDVVIKGTHSVRKLQTCGKILVEVKGKLIAPVIQASLGVEVLGSLEGNVVTPGPVRLGKKASWKGDCTAPTLSVELGAEVTRGYFHIGPDALAESSRARSLMGVVRGDDGSNDDDFGQGASIESPDGSEGPKLAGPLIPDKPAPKAPIQQGRSRDRTPILPDQPAPKAPIQQKRKAESKPIIPDKPAPKAPIQTRRKKDGPDAPRG from the coding sequence ATGGGTCCGCAGAGGACGCTGACGTGCTATCACTGCGCGCACGTCTTTGGTGTGTCGACGAAGGCCGTGTCGTGCAACTGTCCGAAGTGCTCCAAACTTCTGCAGATCCAGGATGTCGTGATCAAGGGCACGCATTCGGTTCGGAAACTGCAGACGTGCGGGAAGATTCTCGTCGAGGTGAAGGGCAAGTTGATTGCGCCCGTCATCCAGGCGAGCCTAGGGGTGGAGGTGCTTGGCAGTCTGGAGGGGAACGTCGTGACGCCCGGGCCGGTGCGACTCGGGAAGAAGGCGTCGTGGAAGGGGGATTGCACGGCTCCCACCCTGAGCGTGGAGCTCGGGGCAGAGGTGACTCGCGGGTATTTCCACATCGGGCCCGATGCGCTGGCGGAGTCTTCGCGAGCACGGTCGCTCATGGGCGTTGTTCGCGGAGACGACGGGAGCAACGATGATGACTTTGGACAAGGTGCGAGTATCGAAAGTCCCGACGGCTCGGAGGGACCGAAGCTTGCTGGTCCGTTGATCCCGGACAAGCCCGCACCGAAGGCCCCGATCCAGCAGGGGCGATCACGGGACCGCACGCCGATTCTTCCGGATCAGCCCGCGCCCAAGGCTCCGATCCAGCAGAAGCGCAAGGCGGAATCGAAACCGATCATTCCGGACAAACCCGCCCCGAAAGCGCCGATCCAGACGCGGCGGAAGAAGGACGGGCCAGACGCGCCCCGGGGGTGA
- a CDS encoding PAS domain S-box protein yields MPYRLRPRSLVLIATGGALFSMFAATLLTSLLLPEDPGWIRVIGKALIATAIVVPLTVWGTLFVRARALVLAAPDRIHERRLAMIARRTMNGVIVADTKRRIVWVNEGFTRITGYTLEDVVGKVPGHVLQCEKSDPAAIATMRSALERLEPAHIEIVNRGKHGREYILDIELQPLFDDEGVHTGFMAIETDITERKNADRNLTESESRLRAIVQGASLLAWEFCVEEDRFTFLSFDDERHGYPKIRWLEPGFWDSILHPDDRESTVNECLAEIEAGRPHHLHYRAVTADGRVLHFSDYVSEPMVHNGRTIVRGVAVDITLQVKMVEQVAASEAMLRAFIDHAPAAVAMFDREMRYLACSERWIRDYGLRNASDVIGKTHYEVLPEIGEEWKEIHRRCLMGAIERRDRDPFVRPDGHTQWLSWEVRPWHTPDWEIGGLVMYTRDITDEIEKERLTQEQSERLDLTINAVGMGTWDWDIPSGQVAFNDHWLRMLGFERDDLLGDVTTWEGLLHEDDRDRVIQALAMHPTGKAVEFREEVRMRRKDGGWTWVETTGRVIQRDAQDCPIRMVGVHVDNTLSHKAADAMLEARLAAEVANRAKSEFLANMSHEIRTPMTAILGYTDLLAETGDRAAAPKSRLEYIDTIKRNGEHLLTIINDILDLSKIEAGRVEVERLDVNVADLLRDLDALMQVRAKAKGVSLVFEAATPIPCSIRSDPVRLKQILVNLIGNAIKFTEIGGVRVVARAMPDQPSLRIEVIDTGVGISPTSLLTLFNPFSQADTSTTRRFGGTGLGLSISRNLARILGGDLTVESQLGQGSTFTLSLTHEAQVDGALLPAGPIIHAETPVSRTAIADSASLPLAGVRVAFAEDGPDNQRLIAHHLRKAGAEVTTYDNGLRALEALSIDADTTRPLITPPVFDFIITDMQMPEMDGYTLARTLRERGWTRPIIALTAHAMSGDADKCRAAGCDAYASKPVDRAKLIELCLESLRNSQHQRAA; encoded by the coding sequence ATGCCCTATCGCCTCCGACCACGATCGCTCGTGCTCATCGCCACTGGAGGCGCCTTGTTCTCCATGTTCGCGGCCACGTTGCTGACGAGCCTTCTCCTTCCCGAGGATCCCGGCTGGATCCGGGTGATAGGGAAGGCGTTGATCGCCACGGCCATCGTCGTGCCGCTCACCGTATGGGGGACGCTCTTTGTGCGCGCTCGGGCCCTGGTGCTCGCGGCGCCCGATCGAATCCACGAGCGTCGCCTTGCCATGATCGCCCGTAGAACAATGAATGGTGTTATCGTCGCGGACACCAAGCGTCGCATCGTGTGGGTGAACGAGGGCTTCACCCGGATCACGGGGTACACGCTCGAGGACGTGGTCGGAAAGGTCCCGGGGCACGTCCTGCAGTGCGAGAAGTCCGACCCTGCCGCGATCGCGACGATGAGATCGGCCCTCGAGCGGCTGGAGCCCGCCCACATCGAGATCGTCAATCGCGGGAAGCACGGGCGCGAGTACATCCTCGACATCGAACTCCAACCGCTCTTCGACGATGAGGGCGTCCACACCGGGTTCATGGCGATCGAGACGGACATCACCGAACGAAAGAACGCCGACCGGAACCTGACGGAGAGCGAGTCGCGACTGCGCGCGATCGTGCAGGGCGCGTCCCTGCTCGCGTGGGAGTTCTGTGTCGAAGAGGACCGGTTCACGTTCCTCTCGTTCGATGACGAACGCCACGGCTATCCGAAGATCCGATGGCTGGAGCCCGGGTTCTGGGATTCCATCCTTCATCCCGACGATCGCGAGAGCACGGTGAACGAGTGCCTCGCCGAAATCGAGGCGGGACGGCCCCACCATCTGCACTATCGGGCCGTGACCGCGGACGGGCGGGTGCTGCATTTCAGCGATTACGTCTCCGAACCCATGGTGCACAACGGGCGGACGATCGTTCGAGGCGTGGCCGTTGATATCACGCTTCAGGTGAAAATGGTCGAACAGGTCGCGGCGAGCGAGGCGATGCTCCGCGCCTTCATCGACCACGCGCCCGCCGCCGTGGCGATGTTCGATCGCGAGATGCGATATCTCGCGTGCTCCGAGCGTTGGATTCGCGATTACGGCCTTCGCAACGCGAGCGACGTGATCGGAAAGACACACTATGAGGTGCTCCCCGAGATCGGAGAAGAGTGGAAAGAGATCCACCGCCGCTGCCTCATGGGTGCCATCGAACGCCGCGACCGTGACCCCTTCGTCCGTCCGGACGGGCACACCCAGTGGCTCTCGTGGGAGGTCCGCCCCTGGCACACCCCCGACTGGGAGATCGGCGGCCTGGTGATGTACACGCGCGACATCACCGATGAGATCGAGAAGGAGCGACTGACCCAGGAGCAGTCCGAGCGACTCGATCTCACCATCAATGCGGTCGGCATGGGCACCTGGGACTGGGATATCCCCAGCGGGCAGGTCGCCTTCAACGACCACTGGCTCCGAATGCTCGGCTTTGAGCGAGACGATCTCCTCGGCGATGTCACCACGTGGGAAGGCCTCCTCCACGAGGACGATCGAGACCGCGTGATACAGGCGCTCGCGATGCACCCGACAGGCAAGGCCGTGGAGTTCCGCGAGGAGGTCCGCATGCGTCGCAAGGATGGCGGCTGGACCTGGGTCGAGACCACCGGACGCGTCATCCAGCGCGACGCCCAAGACTGCCCGATCCGGATGGTCGGCGTGCACGTGGACAACACTCTGTCGCACAAGGCCGCCGACGCGATGCTCGAGGCGCGCCTCGCCGCGGAGGTCGCCAACCGCGCAAAGAGCGAATTCCTCGCGAACATGAGCCACGAGATCCGCACGCCCATGACCGCGATCCTGGGCTACACCGACCTCCTCGCCGAGACGGGAGACCGTGCCGCCGCGCCCAAGTCCCGCCTCGAGTACATCGACACGATCAAGCGCAACGGCGAGCACCTCCTCACGATCATCAACGACATCCTCGACCTCTCCAAGATCGAGGCGGGTCGCGTCGAGGTCGAGCGACTCGACGTGAATGTCGCCGACCTGCTCCGGGATCTCGACGCCCTGATGCAGGTCCGCGCCAAGGCCAAGGGTGTCTCGCTCGTGTTCGAGGCCGCCACGCCGATCCCGTGCTCGATTCGTTCCGATCCCGTCCGTCTCAAGCAGATCCTCGTCAACCTCATCGGCAATGCGATCAAGTTCACCGAGATCGGCGGCGTGCGCGTCGTCGCTCGTGCCATGCCCGATCAGCCGTCGCTCCGCATCGAGGTCATCGACACCGGCGTCGGCATCTCGCCCACAAGCCTCCTCACGCTCTTCAACCCATTCTCCCAGGCCGACACCAGCACCACGCGACGCTTCGGCGGCACGGGCCTCGGACTGAGCATCAGCCGAAACCTCGCTCGAATCCTCGGCGGCGACCTCACCGTCGAGAGCCAACTCGGCCAGGGAAGCACCTTCACCCTCTCGCTCACCCACGAGGCTCAAGTCGATGGCGCGCTGCTCCCCGCCGGGCCGATCATCCATGCCGAGACGCCCGTCTCTCGAACCGCCATCGCCGACTCGGCCTCGCTTCCCCTCGCCGGTGTGCGCGTCGCCTTCGCCGAGGATGGCCCCGACAATCAACGCCTCATCGCCCATCATCTCCGCAAGGCCGGCGCAGAGGTCACGACATACGACAACGGCCTGCGGGCGCTCGAGGCACTCTCGATCGACGCCGACACCACACGCCCGCTCATCACGCCGCCGGTCTTCGACTTCATCATCACCGACATGCAGATGCCCGAGATGGACGGCTACACACTCGCCCGAACGCTCCGAGAGCGAGGCTGGACCAGACCGATCATCGCACTCACCGCCCACGCGATGAGCGGCGACGCCGACAAATGCCGGGCCGCGGGCTGCGATGCCTACGCCAGCAAGCCCGTGGACCGAGCCAAACTCATCGAACTCTGCCTGGAGTCCCTGCGAAACTCGCAACACCAGCGCGCGGCATGA
- the thrS gene encoding threonine--tRNA ligase, with amino-acid sequence MPTITLPNGDTKSFDKPVSGRDVAASIGAGLAKAALACKVDGETRDLSFVIDHDARLEIITAPRPGQAPSKDALTLIRHSAAHVMAEAIQDVAGKQIQLAYGPPTETGFFYDMFIPEGVKLSSDLFEAINARMAAIIKEDRAFTRYECEANEGLKKLWAEENKYKIDNAERALGMVSSVYRGAKAASGDSGSTAVQSGGSTGLETGATKRLSFYATGEPGKNWEDLCRGPHVPSTGRIGAARVMSLASSYWHGDETSDRLIRVYGTAFPSQKELDEYLNQLEEAKKRDHRVIGKALRLFHIDEDVGQGLILWTPNGSVIRQELMTFISDELRKQGYHQVFTPHIGRLELYKTSGHFPYYKDSQYAPIVEREAIEMLSAQGCSCAEMMNRVEGVSARLVKEINERTHASTIGKERILPDEKLVEGYLLKPMNCPHHVKIFKSAPHSYRDMPVRLAEFGTVYRWEQSGELNGMTRVRGFTQDDAHLFCTEDQVGAEVQGCLSLVKIIFATLGMKDYRVRVGLRDPDGTKYTGTKENWDKAEAACIAAAESLGVSFSKEPGEAAFYGPKIDFVVKDVIGREWQLGTVQVDYNLPVRFDLSYIGPDNKPHRPVMIHRAPFGSMERFCGVLIEHFAGAFPSWLSPEQCRVMPISDKSSEYAREVLAALKARGVRATIDEGSDRIQAKVKVAADERVPYMAIVGPRDAENRTVSLRMRGIEKDLGAMGLDVFVAALTREIASRQAELGVKP; translated from the coding sequence ATGCCCACCATCACTCTTCCCAACGGCGACACCAAGTCTTTCGACAAGCCCGTGAGCGGGCGCGACGTCGCGGCGTCCATCGGCGCGGGGCTCGCGAAGGCGGCCCTGGCGTGCAAGGTCGATGGCGAGACGAGGGATCTCTCCTTCGTCATCGATCATGATGCGCGCCTCGAGATCATCACCGCGCCCAGGCCCGGGCAGGCACCGAGCAAGGACGCGCTTACGTTGATCCGGCACTCGGCGGCTCACGTGATGGCCGAGGCGATCCAGGATGTTGCGGGGAAGCAGATCCAACTCGCGTATGGCCCGCCGACGGAGACGGGGTTCTTCTACGACATGTTTATTCCCGAGGGCGTGAAGTTATCGAGCGATCTGTTCGAGGCGATCAACGCGCGCATGGCGGCGATCATCAAGGAGGATCGCGCGTTCACCCGCTATGAGTGCGAGGCGAACGAGGGGCTGAAGAAGTTGTGGGCCGAGGAGAACAAGTACAAGATCGATAATGCCGAGCGGGCGCTAGGGATGGTGTCGTCGGTGTATCGCGGGGCGAAGGCGGCGTCGGGTGATTCTGGTAGTACGGCTGTTCAGAGCGGCGGGAGCACCGGTCTGGAGACCGGTGCCACCAAGAGGCTCTCGTTCTATGCGACGGGTGAGCCCGGGAAGAACTGGGAGGACTTGTGTCGCGGGCCGCACGTGCCGAGCACGGGGCGGATCGGGGCGGCGCGGGTAATGTCGCTCGCGTCGTCGTATTGGCACGGCGACGAGACTTCGGACCGGCTCATTCGCGTCTATGGCACGGCCTTCCCTTCGCAGAAAGAACTCGACGAGTATCTGAATCAGTTGGAGGAAGCGAAGAAACGCGACCACCGCGTGATCGGCAAGGCGCTGCGACTGTTTCACATCGATGAGGACGTCGGGCAGGGGCTGATCCTGTGGACGCCCAATGGTTCGGTAATCCGGCAGGAGTTGATGACGTTCATCTCGGATGAACTGCGCAAGCAGGGGTACCACCAGGTTTTCACGCCGCACATCGGGCGGCTGGAGTTGTACAAGACCAGCGGGCACTTTCCGTACTACAAGGACTCGCAGTATGCCCCGATCGTGGAGCGCGAGGCGATCGAGATGCTGTCGGCGCAGGGGTGCTCGTGCGCGGAGATGATGAACCGCGTGGAGGGCGTCTCGGCGCGCCTCGTTAAGGAGATCAACGAGCGCACGCACGCCTCGACCATCGGCAAGGAGCGGATCCTTCCCGACGAGAAACTCGTCGAGGGGTATCTGCTCAAGCCGATGAACTGCCCGCACCACGTGAAGATCTTCAAGAGCGCGCCGCACTCGTACCGCGACATGCCCGTGCGCCTCGCGGAGTTCGGCACGGTCTATCGCTGGGAGCAGTCGGGCGAACTCAACGGCATGACCCGCGTGCGCGGCTTTACCCAGGACGACGCGCACCTGTTCTGCACCGAGGACCAGGTCGGCGCGGAGGTGCAGGGGTGCCTGAGCCTCGTGAAGATCATCTTCGCGACGCTGGGGATGAAGGACTATCGCGTGCGGGTGGGCTTGCGCGATCCCGACGGGACCAAGTACACCGGGACGAAGGAGAACTGGGACAAGGCCGAGGCCGCGTGCATCGCGGCGGCGGAGTCGCTCGGTGTTTCGTTCAGCAAGGAGCCCGGTGAGGCGGCGTTCTATGGGCCGAAGATCGACTTCGTCGTGAAAGATGTGATCGGTCGCGAGTGGCAACTCGGCACGGTGCAGGTGGATTACAACCTGCCCGTGCGGTTTGATCTGTCGTACATCGGGCCTGATAACAAGCCGCATCGGCCGGTGATGATCCACCGCGCGCCGTTCGGGAGCATGGAGCGGTTCTGTGGCGTGCTCATCGAGCACTTCGCGGGCGCGTTCCCGTCGTGGCTGAGTCCGGAGCAGTGCCGCGTGATGCCGATCAGCGACAAGAGTTCGGAGTATGCTCGCGAGGTTCTGGCGGCGCTCAAGGCGCGCGGGGTTCGCGCCACGATCGACGAGGGATCGGACCGCATCCAGGCGAAGGTGAAGGTGGCGGCGGACGAACGCGTGCCGTATATGGCGATCGTCGGCCCGCGCGACGCGGAGAACAGGACCGTGTCGCTTCGAATGCGCGGCATCGAGAAGGACCTCGGCGCGATGGGCCTCGACGTGTTTGTGGCGGCGCTGACGCGTGAGATCGCGTCGCGCCAGGCGGAGTTGGGTGTGAAACCCTAG